The Lathyrus oleraceus cultivar Zhongwan6 chromosome 5, CAAS_Psat_ZW6_1.0, whole genome shotgun sequence genome includes the window TTCCATTTTCACATTCAAACTAACCGAATCACACACCTCAATAAATACATCAACATTATGAAAATTAGAATGGGACCAAAAGTTTAAATTAGAACTGTGGCAGAAAAACAGAGGTTCGTTGAACAACACACCCACCCATTTCACATCCATTTTCTACGTGTCATGCATCTCTATCTTCTTCTTCTCCTTATTAATTAATTTTACAGAACAAACATCACAAAACTCACAACCACAACAATGACGGTAACGAAGCGACCGATCTACGCCGCCACTAAATGGCTTCGCCGGCAACCGCCCAAAATAAAGCTATTTCTCGCGGTTCTCGCCGGACTTATAGCTCTGCTTTTTCTTCGCATGGTTGTTGAAGACCACGACAACCTCTTCATAGCGGCTGAGCTTGTGCATGCAGTGGGAATTTGCCTCCTCATTTACAAACTCGCTCAGGAAAAAACATGCGCCGGTGCGTTTCATTCTTACTTTCCAATTTGAATTTTATATTCCTATAACTATGTTCATTTATTTTCGTTTACGAATTTGAATTTCAGATTGGGGTTTCGTTAACTTGTTCTCGCAGATCATAAATTGTTATGGTTTACAAGATTGACATTCTTAGCGGTGTATTCGATTAGGAATTTAcagaattttttttatttttatgatgAAAAGTCTTGTATTGTAGTATTAGATTAAGATTTTTATTTATTCATTCTAGTTATGTTTATGTGGTATTCAATTAGGGTAATCTAAAGTTTTTAAATTGAGCAATAAAATACAATAGTATTCATTGAGATTTTTTTTTGCAACTTAAGATGAGTCTTGTGGTATTCAAAAACTATGCAATACCTAACTTATTTGGTTTTTATGGTATAGTTTCTATAATTGCAGATTTTTTGTTTTCTTATTTATTATGAGGTCTGGTTTTCATGGTATAGTTTCTACAAGAGAAGTTAATAAGAAAGACCTCGAGATTATCGATTTGGATAGAAAGATGATTTTGGATAGAACATTAAGGCAAAAGTTGATCCATGTAGCTGATCCTACTTAATGGGATAAGGTTTCATTGTTGTTGTTTTTTTCCATCATAGCAAGAAAAGAATAACATAACTGGACAGAATAACATAATAATAAAGAAATACCAATACAAAGCTTGGTGTGAAAGCTAACTATGAACATATTCTGCCAAGTGTCTCCTTTGGTATCATGGGCCAAAAAGTTCAAAGAAAAGGTGGTTCTTGTGGAGATGGAATAACTGCACCTCATGCACCCGCCTTAAATTTCAACACTTTATGCTAAAGCAAACATAAATCCTAGTGTCACATAAATTCTGTTTGAATTTCATTAAATTTGCGGTGTAGGATTGCTCCTTGTTTCTCATGTATTATATATATCTTAGAGTTAACAAGCTTAAAGCAGAGTGTGTGTGCACATTAGAGGGAAAACATGGCGTGGCCTTTGAAGTCGCCTCCTTTGCAACTAGTGTGCATAGTTGGGATTGTGATGTTTTTGCTGTTTGTTCCTTCTTACATAAACTTCAAGTCTACCGTACACAAAGCCAACATCAGTTTCCACTTGTTCCTTTTGATTTTGCCACTCTTGTTGATTTTTATTTCATACTTCATCTCTAGATGTGGGCCACGGTTTTTGCTTCCGGTGGTGTTCTTTGGCCAACGTTCACGTGTGCAAACAGAAAAAGGAGGGTCGTCGCCTTGGGGATTAGCAGCGTTGGTGGTGTTACTTTTGGTTTTGGCTTCCAAACTCTCCGACTTCAGGTCTATGTGGTCTCCACTCATTTGGAGACCCCATTAGTTGTTGTGTCATATGCAAGTCATAACATATGTGTAATCCAATTTGTCTCCTATCCTAGGCATCCAGGCCCGGCCAATTTTGTGTTGTAATTTCATACTATATGATCAATTACGGTTGGTTTTTCTTATATATGTATGTTATTGGGGAAATAAAATGAAATCAACAAAGGGGTTGATCCAGGCCGTGTTTTTGTTTTAGAATGTTTGAGCTTTGTAGCCTTTTTTACTCTTTGATTGTTCGTTCACTTCCACACCAACCTTTTTGGGGTTTCCCAGTGTTTGCATGCATTAAGAATTTCCTTCTTTACTTACAAGCTCACCCAAGGTAAAGATATGTGTGGTACTATTCTGATAGGACACCTAAACACTTGGGCATATTCTAGAAGGTTATAGAAAAAGTAAAATAAGAGTTAGTTAGTATTTCTTTGATTTTAGGAAAGAGAGGGAAAGGAAGTTGAGACTCATTGAGAAATATTGTTAGAAAGTTTATTAGGAGAATTACACTCTGGTTTAGGACGTCATAGAACTCCGGTTTATGCATTGTATATTCTATTTTCCACCATTGTAAGAGCATAAGGCTCACCATTTCCAGTCAATAAAATTCATTTCATCACCTTAAAATTTCGGCTTCTATCAGATTCCCTTGCCATCTTTTTCATTCTTTACTTCCAAATTGAAATCCCTTCCCCCACAGCACTCCACtccttttttttttgtttaaaattTAACATCAGAATTTCAGGTTAGGGTTCTGTTAAGTTGAGCTCATGGATCATCTTCACTGATCTTAATAACTATACTTGTACCACTTCATAGCTTTTACCAGATTGACATTCCTCTAATGTATGTCTAAAACCATGCCACAACCTAATTTGTTCTTGGAATCAGCGGCTCCTGCTTTTTTATGGCATACTTTCTACAATTGCAGATTTTCTGCAAGTGACATATGGAAGTACTTTCTATTTTCAGCACTGGAATGCAAACTTTACGCTGCTAATTGCTTTGAATTTTCCCTTTTAGATGAAAGAAGAGAACAAGCAGTATGACTTTGATATGATTGCTGTTGTGTTCTACAATATGTCATTGTGATTTTAGCAATAATTTGGCTTTTTGTTTTCCAGTACAGTAGGAAAACTAATGAGAAGGAAATAACCTTCTATCTGTTTATCTAAAATAATAACCAGTCCTTTCACTTTCTTAAAATAAAAGCAGTCTTTTCACTGCGTGTTAAACCTTTGCAGGACTCTCACTTAAATCACAGGAACTCACAGCTATTTTTCTAGCTGTCAGACTATACTGCAGTTTTGTCATGGAATACGATATACATACCTTACTCGATTCTGCAACATTGGCGACGACCCTCTGGGTTATTTATATGATACGTTTTAAACTGAAATCCAGTTATATGGATGATAAGGACAATCTTGCAATATACTATGTGGTAAGTCCTCTGTCATCTATTTAAGGTATGAAATATCTCGTGTGTATTAGCTATAAcatgttctttatttattttcatttgGCTACACGCTCCTGTGCCAAATTTATCCAACAATCTAATGTCGAATAAACTTTCATTAAGAAACTTATATTTGTTAAAGTTTGGTTTGCCCTTGTGTCAAATGAGGTTTCAAAGTGTATTTTGTACTCTGTGGTACTTATTGATGATTTCTCTTGTGCAAAACCAGAGAGCCTGATGTCTGATAATGAGAAATGTGATTTTGGAGGAGTTTtggtttattttgaaaaataatcTATTGGAGAATCTTAATACGGGTTCAATGTTACAGAAATTTCATCTATCATATTGATGAATTATGATTTTTAAATCTGAATATTAAAGTCCTTTGGTTGGAAGAATTTTATTTTTGATAGAATCTACTTGGTGAAAAGAACATGCATCTAAGTGAATAGAGGATCAGTACCTGTGAGTATGGAGCGTGTTAATTTTCTTATACCAAAATACAGGTGGTACCGTGTGCTGTGCTGTCTTTGCTCATTCATCCAAAAACCCAGCATCTTGCTATCAACCAGATTTTATGGGCTTTTTGTGTTTATCTTGAAGCTGTATCAGTTCTACCTCAATTGCAAGTCATGCAGAACACTAAGGTCTCTTAAAGATATATTTCAGTCTGTTGCTTTTACTTTACTATCTTTTAATCGTTTGAAACTGCATGTAGTTAATTCTGAAATTCAACTTTCAGATTGTGGAACCATTCACAGCACACTATGTTTTTGCCCTTGGAATTGCAAGGTTCTTGAGTTGTGCACATTGGGTCCTCCAGGTTTGTTGGGATTTTAACTTCTAAGATGTTTTTTTCATCCAATTCTGAAAATATTTAAAACTATTTTATCATAATATCCTCTGATCGAGAATCATCAATAATTTCATATTCATACTTTGGATTATCCATGCTTTATTATAAGCCTTTGTTCGCGTGTTTCTGTATCACACTTCTAGTTCAAACTAGTTTACCACAATATAATACGGTGTTGTTCATGGCCTTTAAAGGAGCCGAACGAAGCACACGACTTTTAGAACATCATGACCTTTGGCTTGCTTTTATATTTTTTGATCTTATCCTGCTCAGGTAATAGATTCTCGCGGTCAACTACTAACTGCTTTGGGTTATGGATTGTGGCCTTCTTTGGTACTTGTATCAGAAATTATCCAAACCTTCATCCTGGCAGATTTCTGCTACTACTACATCAAGAGGTGGATGACAAATTCTCTTAACATGCAACATGCCTATTTATAAGCTCTTGTAAACTATCTGACTCtttttctctttgttttcagcCTTGTTGGGGGACAACTTGTTGTTCGGCTTCCTTCTGGAGTTGTGTAATTTTAACATTCATTTTTCAGTTCCTTCAAGTTGGATTCTCCCTTTGATGCGTTTTCGATGACCTTAACAGAGCTCAGAATGTAATCTATATGTAATTTAATGTGAGTTAATTTATTCTCATATTTCTTTTCTCTATGATCACTTTTTCatctttaaaaaaaaaacatacaAGGCTATTTGAGACGATTCCTCTTAGTCCACAATCTTGAAATAAAAGAGAATTGTTcttgttgatatttgtaaatatatagtcttgagaatatttgtatatagaatagtctcacatcgactatatcatgtaattagttgtaatttctctatatataataaaatCTCCGTAGTACTTTTCAAAGCACATAGTTTATTCAAATGTCTAGTCTCTTGTATTTCAACATGATATCCAGAGCCTACTGAGAGACAACCCTTCGCCGTGCTTTATCCGGTTGATCTACTGTTTTTCGATGATTTTTTTTGACAAATCGTGTCATAACTCTGGTTTGCCTTCCATACATTGTTGTGACTTATTCCGGCATCAGTTTTTAAAATTCTCCAGTCACCACCGCACTACTGCGGCCGTCCATTGTCAACACTATTGTTCCCGGCGAAGTTCCAACAAACTAACCCTACTGACAGAAGGGCATCTTCCGATCCATCCGTTCCCCACTTTTTACTGGCAGAAACCTCCGTACGCGCCACCTACGTCTCTACAGGTGGGCCTCGCGTGCCGACACCTGATCCGCACGTGACGGCACGTTCGGTCGCCGATCCCGACAATTTTTCCACTGTCTCACTCTCTATACGACAACTGTTTCAGATCCGGTCTCAAATTTTATTTTCCACTTGCAGAAAATTGTGATTCAGTTTAACCAAAGCCTTTTTTCATCCGGTTCGCGTGATATTTTCTCTCTTCAGATACTCATGACCACTCCTCATAACTTTACGCCAAACTACAATGATTTTCTCAAGTGGTATCAGAATTATCAGAACTTATATTCTACTGCTTCAGTAGCACACACTAGTAGTTTATCTGCTTGTTTCTCTCAATCATCTTCTCTTGAACCTTGGATCCTTTCTTCTGGTGCGTCTGATGATGTTACCggtaataaaaatattttctctTCCCTCTCTACATCTGATTTCTTACATACTATAACTTCTGTCAATGATTCTCAAACCTGATCCGAAGGGATTTGTACTATTCAAATTCTACCTTTTCTCTCTGTTACTTATGTCCTCTATGTACctaattgtccatttaatttaCTTTTAGTCAGTCATTTAACTCGTTCTTTTGATTGTAGTGTCACCTTCACCAACAATAATGTTACCCTGCAGGATTGGAGTTCTGGACAAACGATTGGCGTCAGATGTGAGTCTCAAGGTCTTTATTACCTTCTAGTGTCATCTCAAACATGCTCAGCCAAAGATTCTCCACTCACTATACATGTTCAGTTAGGTCATCCCAGTCTTTCCAAactacataagttggtgtaaAATTTATCGAAGGTATCCAATTTACATTATGAGTCGTGTCAGCTAGGGAAACACACTTGTGGTCAGTTTCCCAATCGAGTCAATAAACGAGCTTCGTccccttttgctttagttcacaCCGATGTTTGGGGTCCCTCGTGTATTGTCTCTACTCTTGAGTCTAGGTATTTTATTACATTTATTGATTGCACGTGGTTATTTTTAATGAAGAATATATCtgaattattttctatttttaaacAATTCTATCAAAAAATAAGAACTCAATTCGGTGTGTTTATCCGTACCTTAAGAAGTGACAATGTCAGTGAATATTTATCccaacaatttcaaaaatttatGTCACGCAATGGTATTCTCCATCAAACATCTTACCCTCACACACCTCAATAAATCGGGGTAGTCGAATGCAAAAATGAGCATCTTGTAGAAACCACTCAGACCCTACTTCTCCATGGTAATGTTCCACTTAGGTTTTAGGGGGATGTTATGAAAAATAACATGTTACCTTATAAATTGCATGCCCTCATTTGTCCTTAACAATAAAACCCCTCATCTAATCCCTTTTCTCAATTCCCCACTTCACCCAATTCCTCCCTGAGTCTTCGGGTCCACATGTTTTATACACAATCTCTCTCCTAGTCTTGATAAACTATCATCTCGATCACTAAAGTGTATTTTTCTTGGTTATCATCGATCCCAATAAGGTTATCGTTGTTATTCACATACTCTACAACGATACCTCATATCGATCGATGTTACCTTCTTCGAGTTTGTTCCATATTTCGAGTATAGTCACGTAACTCCATAACCCATTCAAGAAAGTACTCACACACATTTTCTGACAGTTATTAATGTCCCTACTACATTATCTCCCATCAGTCTATGACTCCTGACCCCCCACTTCTCGACCACTTCAACCATATCAACGTCGTCACCCAACACCTGTCTTCCCTGCCCCTAAGGTCATACCTGTCCCTGAGGTCATTGTAGACTCTCCTCCAACGCCTCCGCCATAACCAGATCTGATCCTACAACCTGAGTCCGATCTTTTGATTGCCCTTCGAAAAGATATACGTCAAACACAAAATCCTTCTCCACATTATATTGATTTATTTTATCATCGCCTTTCCCCTTTGCAGTATACTTGTTTGTCTTCTGAAGcaatgattgatgaaatgtgtgTTCTTCAAAGCAGTGGTACCTGGGAACTGGTTTCTCTACCCCATGAGAAATATTTAGTAGGTTGTTGTTGGCTTTATACAGTGAATGTTGGTCTAAATGGTAAGATTGATCGATTTAAAGCTCGCTTGGTGCCAAAGAATACACTCAGATTTTTGGATTGGATTATAGTGATACCTTCTCTCCTGTAGCCAAGATGACATATGTTAAACTTCTTTCAGCCATTGCAGCCATTTGACAATGGTCTCTTCATCAACTTGACACCAAAAATGtttttttacatggtgatcttgaagaggaagtatatatggagcaaCCACATGGGTTTGTTGCTCATGGGGAGGAATCGAATATGGTGTGTAGATTACACAAGTCTCTTTATGGTCTTAACCAATCTCCGAGAGATTGGTTTGACAGATTCAACACTGTAGTATAACAGTTTGATATGGTCCATAGTGAAGTTGACCATTCTGTTTTTTATCGTCACTCAACTCAATggtgtatttatcttattgtgtatgtagatgatattgtcataacTGGTAGTGATCAACAAAGTATACTCCAGTTAAAactgttagaacaagatttggttctgcatctataccttgagttttgatgataataatattgtatttgtgtgagaacaattttggcACCCTAATGGTTTATTATTATGTAGCTTTAACATCCAATTttgattctgaatatatgatgtgcaacgtcatcagtttctgaactaTGTGTTCTAAACCCGTTTTCTGCGCCAACTATTAGAAGTTCTAAAAGATGTTCAATATTGCTGCTGCAATGATTtttctgcttctgtgttgattcactcatgagaagcttctgaggagacactattttgttgttgcaatgttctctcagttcaTGCTTCTGGACATGAttctgatcaccaaacttctgaagaatggtaagcttctgaagttgtgttatgtagctgaagattctgaagatctcaagccagacgattgaagttatcaaggttctgactgaggattctgaagactatgaagattctgaagatactgaagatctcaagccagactactgacgttgtcaagattctgaccaaagattctgaagttttgaatccagctttatgtttcttcatttcatgcttcatcaactttcatcaaaagccaatgaatttgaagataagatcaaaatgggaacgtgatcaaatagtacatggtacaaaaCGAACATCATTTCCACTACCTTATTTTGTGGGCAATgacaatactatacatcacacttgTCACTAATTTTATGGGTGAAAGGACAATACCCATTATCATTCCTttcccatccaacagtggacaactTCTCAAATGAGCTTTCCCCACttttccctccaacggtcttATGCTTATGATATATAAGCAtgacttggagacttgaagaaaaacaCCAGTTACACAGATATTTtgacaagttattttctttgtgaaaaactatcattcttttgtatacaatttttcttaaagtatttgttattcatttgtgtaaaatttgcttgtgtagaagcatcttgtaacacacaaaatattattcaaactatttgtttgagtccttaaggaggttatccttgagaaggcaaagaaggttgttctttgtgTGTACTTAAGGAGACTAAAATTTAGTTGGATCtttgagaagacaaagaaggttattttttgtgtttgttgtaatctgttgattatattggattaagtccttgtgtataaggcaaaatcacaTTGGCGAGTGAAatggattagctttgagtttcaagcgaaccgggataaaaatacttgtgtttttatccctttgttattaacttattagtggtgttcttgttttggaaaaaacttttgcttgtaaaacccaattcaaacccccatttcttgtatttttcacacctttaattggcatcagagctccggTTTTGATTGTGATAAAAAATTTATCAACACCTCACAGTGTTCTGATTGTGGCCTTCTATGGTACTTGTATCAGAAATTATCCAAACCTTCACCCTGGAAGATTTTTGCTACTACTACATCAAGAGGTGGATGCCAAATTCTCTTAACATGCAACATGCCTCCTTATAAGCTCTTGTAAACTATCTGACTCTTTTTCTCTTTGTTTTTAGCCTTATCAGCTTCCTTCCGGAGTTGTGTAATTTTAACATTCATTTTTCAGTTCCTTCAAGTTGGATTCTCCTTTAGATGGGTTTTCGATGACCTTAACAGAGCTCAAAATGTAATCTATATGTAATTTAATGTGAGTTAATTTATTCTCATATTTCTTTTCTCTTTGGTCACTTTTTCATCTTTAAAAAAAAACATACAATGCAATTCGAGACAATTTCTCTTAGTCCACAATCTTGAAATAAAAGAGAATTGTTcttgttgatatttgtaaatatacaatattaagaatatttgtatatagaatAGTCTCACATCGACTATATAATGTAATTAATTataatctctctatatataataaagtgTTTGTAGTAATTTTCAAAACACACGGTTTATTCAAATGTCTAGTCTCGTGTATTGCAACATGGTATTCAGAGCCCACTGAGAGACAACCCTTCACCGTGTTTTATCCGGTTGACCCACTGTCTTCCGGTGATTTTTTTTTGACAAACCGTGTCATAACTCTGGGTTGCCTTCCATACACTGTCGTGACTCATTCCGACATCCGTTTTTAAAATTCTCCAGTCACCACTGCACTACTGTGGTCGTCCTTTGTCGTCGTTATTTTTCTCAGCGAAGTTCCAGCAAACTAACCCTACCGACAGAAGTGCCTCCTCCGATCCAATTGTTCCCCATTTTCACTGGCAGAAACCTCCGCACGCGCCACCTACGTCTCTACGCGTGGGCCTCGCATACCTACACCTAATCCACACGTGACGGCACATCCGGCGGCCGATCCCGATAATTTTTCCACCGCCTCACTCTCTATATGGCAACTGTTTAAGATCCGCTCTCAGATTTTTTTTCCACTTGCGGAAAATTGTGATCCAGTTCAACCAGAGCCTCTTTCACCCGGTTCGCATGATATTTTTTCTCTTCAGATACTCATGACTACTCCTCATAACTTTTGTCAAACTATGATGATTTCCTCAGGTGGTATCAGAATGATTGGAAGTTAGATTCTACTGCTTCGGTAACACACACTAGTAATTTATCAGCTTGTCTCTCTCAATCATCTCCTCTTGAACCTTGGGTCCTTTATTCTGGTGCGTCTAATAATGTTACCggtaataaaaatattttctctTCCCTATCTACATCTGGTTTCTTACCTACTATAACTTCTGTAAATGGTTCTCAAACCCGATCCAAAGGGATTGATACTATTCAAATTCTACCTTCTCTCTCTGTTACTTATGTCCTCTATGTACCTAATTTTCCATTTAATTTACCTTTAGTCAATCGTTTAACTCGTTCTCTTGATAGTAGTGTCACGTTCACCAACAATAATGTTACCCTACAGGATCGGAGTTCGGGACAGATGATTGGCGTCAAATGTGAGTCTCAAGGTCTTTATTACCTCTCAGTGTCATCTCAGACATGCTCATCCAAAGATTCTCCACTCACTATCCATGCTCAGTTAGGTCATCTGAGTCTTTCCAAactacataagttggtgtaaAATTTATCGAAGGTATCTAATTTACATTGTGAGTCGTGTCAACTAGGGAACCACACTTGTGGTCAGTTTTCTAATTGAGTCAATAAACAAGCTTCGTccccttttgctttagttcacaCCTATGTTTGGGATCCCTCGCATACTGTCTCTACTCTTGAGTCTAGGTATTTTATCACCTTTATTGATTGCACGTGATTATTTTTAATGAAGGATATATctaaattattttttatttttgaacAATTCTATCAAAAATAAGAACTCAATTCGGTGTGTCTATCCGTACCTTAAGAAGTGACAATGTCCGTGAATATTTATCCCAATAATTTCAAAAGTTTATGTCACGCAATGGTATTCTCCATTGAACATCTTGCCCTCACACACCTCAATAAAACGGGATAGGCGAACATAAAAATCGGCATCTCGTAGAAAGTGCTCGAACCCTACTTCTCCATGGTAATGTTCCACTTAGGTTTTTGGGGGATGTTATGATAACGACATGTTACCTTATAAATCTCATGCCCCGCACCTGTCCTTAACAATAAAATCCCTCATTCAATCCTTTTTCTCAATTCCCCACTTCACCCAATTCCTCCCCGAGTCTTCGGGTCAACATGTTTTGTACATAATCTCTCTCATGGTCTTGATAAACTATCAGCTCGATCACTAAAGTGTGTCTTTCATGGTCATCATCGATCCCAAAAAGATTATTCTTGTTATTCACATACTCTACAACGATACCTCATATAGGTCAATGTTACCTTCTTCGAGTATGTTCCATATTTCGAGTCCAGTCACGTAACTCCAGAACTCATTCAAGAAAGTACTCACACACCTTTTCCGGTAGTTATTAATGTCCCTCCTACCATTATCCCCCATCAATCTATGGCTCTTTATCCCTCCACTTCTCGACCACTTCAAACATATCAGCATCGTCAGGTCTACATGTTTTATATACAAACTCTCTCCTGGTCTTGCTAAACTATGAGCTCGATCACTAAAGTGTGTCTTTCTTGGTTATCATCGATCCCAATAAGGTTATCATTGTTATTCACATACTCTACGATGATACCTCATATCGGTCAATGTTACCTTCTTTGAGTATGTTCCATATTTCGAGTCCAGTCACGTAACTCCATAACCAATTCAAGAAAGTACTCACACACCTTTTCCGACAGTTATTAATGTCCCTCCTACCATTATCCTCCATCAGTCTATGGCTCCTGACCCCCTACTTCTTGATCACTTTAAACATATCAGCATCGTCACCCAATGCCTATCATACTTGTCCCTAAGGTCATACTTGTCTCTGAGGTCATTGTAGACTCTCCTTCGACGCCTCCGGCATCACCAGATCTGATCTTACAACCTGAGTTCGATCTTCGAATTGCCCTTCGAAAAGTTATACGTCAAACACGAAATCCCTCTCCAcattatattgatttatgttatcaTCGACTTTCCCCTTTGCAATATACTTGtttgtcttctttgtcttctgaagcaatgattgatgaaatgtgtgCTCTTCAAAGCAGTGATACCTGGGAACTGGTTCCTATACCCCATGGGAAATATTTAGTAGGTTGTTGTTGGCTTTATACAGTGAAGGTTGGTCTAGATGGTAAGATTGATTGATTTAAGGCTCGCTTGATGTCAAAGAATACATTCAGATTTTTGGATTGGATTATAGTGATATCTTCTCGCCTGTAGTCAAGATGGCATATGTTAGACTTCTTCTAGCCATTGCAGCCATTCGACATTGGCCTCTTCATCAACTTTACATCAAAAATGcttttttacatggtgatcttgaaTAAGAAGTATATATTGACCAACCACCTGGGTTTGTTACTCAGGAGGAGTCATCGAATATGGTGTGTAGGTTACACAAGTCTCTTTATGGGCTTAAGCAATCTCCGAGAGCTTGGTTCGGCAGATTCAATATTGTAGTACAACAGTTTGGTATGGTCCGTAGTGAAGCTGACCATTCTAATTTTTATCGTCACTCAGTCTAAGAgtgtatttatcttattgtgtatgtagatgatattgtcataacTGGAAGTGATCAGCAGGATATACTCTAGTTAAAAAAATATCTCTCGAATCTAAATATGGGTATTGAGGTAGCTTAATATAAATATGATTAAGTGATTTCTCAGCGGAAATATGATATGGATATTTTGGAAGCAACATGTTTGTTGAATGCCAAACCAACTGATACTCTTATGGATCAAAGTGTCAAACTACTATTCAATCAGAGGGAGCCTCTATCTGACTCAGGAAGGTATATGGGATTGAttggaaagttgaattatctcacaATCACTCGTCCATATATTTCTTTTGTAGTTAGTGTGTTAAGCCAATTCTTAAATTCCTCTTGTCAAGAACACATAGATGATGTTATCTGTATTCTAAGATACATCAAATGTGCTATAGGAAAATGTCTAGTGTATGAAAATAAAGGACATACTCAGATAGTTGGATACTCCGATGCTGATTGGGCAGGGTCACCCATTTATAGACGATCCACCTCTGGGTATTGTGTACTTGTTGGAGGAAACCTTATATcc containing:
- the LOC127083756 gene encoding uncharacterized protein LOC127083756, with product MTVTKRPIYAATKWLRRQPPKIKLFLAVLAGLIALLFLRMVVEDHDNLFIAAELVHAVGICLLIYKLAQEKTCAGLSLKSQELTAIFLAVRLYCSFVMEYDIHTLLDSATLATTLWVIYMIRFKLKSSYMDDKDNLAIYYVVVPCAVLSLLIHPKTQHLAINQILWAFCVYLEAVSVLPQLQVMQNTKIVEPFTAHYVFALGIARFLSCAHWVLQVIDSRGQLLTALGYGLWPSLVLVSEIIQTFILADFCYYYIKSLVGGQLVVRLPSGVV